The nucleotide sequence TGAGGCACGCCATGCTGCTCTTCGGATAAACTGGTTTCTGATAAGTGTTCACGCCGTGCTGTGGTTTGTCGGCGTTACGGTCATGTACGCTTTTGTGTTCAAATGGGAGTCTCCGGGAGGCTATCCCTATGGTGTAGTTCTGGTCAGTGCCGTCTCTATGGGACTTGTTACGGGAATATGGACTGCTTTAACGTTGAACAATGTCCTGTTTCCTGCGAAAGAACGGCTCCGAATGACCGAGATTGCCGAGGGGGAAATGGACCGCTTCCTTGTGTTAAAGGATTACCTTATTCTCGTCTCTACGGCTTTTGCCCTTGGGGCCTTCCTGTTCATTGTTTCCGAATTTTATCGCACCGTACCGGAAATCCCGGCGCGGTTTCCTGCTCCTGCATTCAGCTTCCTGGGAATGGGTATTCTTTTTACTGGTATGGCCCTGCGCATGTTCACCCTTTCCCGGCGTGTCGACCGTTTTCAGCTGCGTACGATCCAGGAACGGCTGGCGGAACTGAACGCTGCCGAGGGCGATCTGACCAGAATGATCCCCCTGGTCAATTTTGACGATGTGGGAAGGATCTCGGCAGGGACAAACGCCTTCATCCGCAAACTGAACAGCATGATCGGAAAGATCAGGCAGCTGGTTCAGGACCTGTCGTCTTCCGGCGGAGAACTATCCGTCGCGACATCGGAGACCTCGCGGGTTATGAAGAAGGTCCGGGGTCTTGTGGGGTCACTGAATGGCAGGACCCGCGTTCATGCGGATACCCTTAAGGAAGCCACCGCTTCGGTGCTCCACATCCTGGATAATATAAAGCGGCTGGATGGTGCTATACAGGAGCAGGCCGCCGGCGTCGAGGAGTCCTCCGCGGCTGTCCGGCAGATGATCGGAACAATCGTTGAAATTACCCGCAGTTTCGAAAAACTGGAAGAAGATTTTTCTTCCCTGGTCGGGTATGCCGCAGGGGGTAAAGAAAAGATCGAGACCGCGGTTTCCCTGGTCCGGACTGTGACGCAGCAGGCGGATAAGCTGAACGAAGCGAACACCCTTATATCTTCAATCGCTGAACAGACCAATCTGCTGGCCATGAATGCCGCTATCGAGGCAGCTCATGCAGGTGAGCATGGAACAGGATTCGCGGTAGTCGCGTCAGAGATTCGCAGCCTGGCTGAGCACTCCGCCAACCATTCCAGAGAGATCCAGGGGCAGCTGAAGACTACAGTGGAAACCATCAAGTCGGTTGTCTCCTCCGTGGAAGAGACCGAGGCGGCCTTTACCAATGTGCAGGAACTGGTAGAAAGGCTTCACACTGTAGAGCGCGAGATGCTCTCTTCTCTCGAGCAACAACGTATCGGCGGTGATGAGATCATCGCGACTCTGAACGAGATAAATCAGATAACATCCGGCGTCAGCAGTTCCGCCGGAGAAATAGCTTCAGATGCCGGTTCGGTGAACCGCCACATGGAAGCCCTCACCGATATCAGCCGGGCCCTTCACGATGCACTGACCGAAGTCGGTGACGGGACTGACCTGATGGAGGAAGCCATCAGCGGGATGGACGCTGTAAGCGGGGAAAATGTACGGCATATTGCCGGCATTACCAATGAGATCAAACGTTTCAGACTGGAAGGGGTGAATGACAAAGGCCATAAGTAGAGAGCTTTCCAGCAAGGTTGTTCTTATCGGCGCGGGGCCCATCGGAATCGAGGTGGCCTCAGGCTTAAAGCGGGCGGGTGTTGATTATCTGCAGCTGGAAAAAGGGCCGCCGGCATCAACAATCTACAGCTGGCCCCGGCACGCACGCTTTTTCAGCTCCCCGGAAAGGGTTGCCATTGCCGGAATCCCCTTCAGCTCGCCGGATCAGGAACAGCCGACCCGGGAGGACTACCTTGCCTACTTGCGGGGAGTGGTTGAGATTCTGGGGCTGGAGATTCTCAGTTATTACAGGGTGACCGGAATCAGCGGGGAAAAAGGAAGCTTTGTTGTTCAGGCCGAATCTCTTAAGGATACGCTGTCCATAAGATGTGAAGAAATAATCCTGGCTATCGGAGATATGGGAGAGGTTAACCGCCTTGGAATCCCCGGAGAGGATCTGCCCCATGTGTCACATATCCTTGAAGACCCTCATCTCTACTTCGGCAGCCGGCTTTTGATTGTGGGGGGCAGGAACTCCGCCCTGGAGGCGGCGTTGCGCTGCTTTCGCTCAGGGGTCCGGGTCTCTTTAAGTTACCGCCGCAGGGAATTCGACCGGGAACGGGTTAATTCCCGGCTCCATCTGGAGCTGTCAATTCTAACCGGCAAGGGAATCATTCCGTTCTATCCGGAAACCGTTCCCTCAAAAATTACCGAAGAGGGAGTCGAGCTTGCCGGCAGCGGCGGCGACGGTAAGATTTTTATTCCCTCAGATTTTGTGCTCCTGGCTACCGGCTATCATGCCGATTTGAGTCTTTTCAAGGACCTGGGGATTCCCATGGACGGAGAGGGTGTGCCGCTCTACAGCAAGGAAACCATGGAATGTGCTGTGGAAGGAGTCTTCCTGGCAGGAACGGCGGTTTCCGGGGCCCGGCAGCGGTATAAGGACTTTATCGGCACCAGTCATCACCACGCAGCGCGGATTGTAAAGGCCTTAAGCGGAATGGATGTTCCCGTGGGGACCATAGCATCCCGTTGCTACAGTTTCTCTACAGGGGACATCGAGGCGGATTAGCCCTGGATAAAGCGGCGGACAAGAAGGTTGGCGATCGTCGCGGCGACAACAATCAGAAAGATAGTCCTGACAAAACGGGTTCCGTTTTTTACTACCAGGTGTGTTCCCAGCCATGCCCCGGATAACTGTCCCAGCCCCATAAGTATTCCCAGAAGAAATATGACATTGCCCCCCAGGATGAATACCGACAGGCTTACGATGTTGCTGGTAAAGTTCATAACCTTGGTCGTGGCGGTTGCCCGCTTCAGGTTCATGCCCAGTAATGTTGCCAGGGCAATGGTCCAGAAGGAACCGGTACCGGGACCGAAGAAGCCGTCATAGAAACCGGTGGCAAGGCCAAAGATAATATAGAAGCTGAAGACCGGCATCCGGGCCTCCACGTCCAGTTCCCCCATCCGGGGGCTCAGCAGGGTATAGAGAAAAACACCCAGTAGCAGAACCGGCAGAACCATGTTCAGAAAATCCGCGGGGATCCTCTGGATAGCAGCCGTGCCCAAAGCGGCCCCCAGGAAGGTAAAGAAAATGCCTGTTTTCAGCGTACGGAACGAGATTAGCCCGCTGTGCCGGTAGCGGAGCGAGGCGGTAAGACTGCCGAAGGAAGCCTGGAGCTTGTTTGTCCCCAGAGTCATGTGGGGCGGGATTCCGGCGGAAAGAAAAAGGGGCAGGGTAATGATTCCGCCCCCGCCTGCGATGGAATCAACGAAGCCGGCAAAAAACCCGCCGGCGACTAAGAGAAGGACTTGAAAAACCGTCAGATGATCCACTGGGCTGCTCTCACCGGGATTTAATAAGCGCGGTTCAGGTGCGCTCAATCGTAAAGATCGTGTTCTTCGGCAATGCGAGTCCCGCAGCAGCCTCGACTGCCTTTATGATGGCTGCCGGTACAGGGCAGGCCGCGTGTTTAAAGTGTTCTGCCGCGGCCTGGTAAACCGGCGAGTCCTGAAACCCGGTGAAACATACCTGAAATGCGTCAAGCTCTCCCAGGGATTCTCCCAGAGCACGGATACTCGGGCATTGGGAGTCAATCGTGATTTTTACCAGGCGGCCGTCTTCGGAAGAGGCTTGTATTGTTGTTCGTAATCCGCATATACCGGGATCTACTTCCACACGTATCATGGACTCCAGTTTATATAGAAGAGGCCCCGTCGACAATGGATCAATTCTGCGATTCCGCTATCCGTTTGAACTGTTTTTTAAGGTCCAGCAGCAAAGCCTGCAGGGTATCCGTATTGTGCAGGGAGAAACGGTTCATTACCTCAGGAGAAAGGTGGTCCGGCACGGCGCGGCCACGGTCCCAATCATCAAGGAAATTGGCAAGGTAGACGGTTTGTACAAGTTCTTTGTATTTTTCCCGACAGGCATCCGGAGTGTGGTGGTGCCGGATGGTCTCGGTGATTGCCTCGGGATACTCCCAGCGTTCAGCCATAAGGGCACCCACCTCTGCATGATGGGTGCCAATTACAAACAGCTCGAACTCCTCCGGGGGTATATTCTTTTCCACGCTGAAACGCCGCAGTTTGTCAAAGAGGTCGGGGCTTAAAAAATCGACAAGAACCCTTCCCAGATCGTGAAGCAGGCTGGATGAATAGACCACTTCGTATATTTTACGCAATGAATATCGGCGGGCTATTACGGATGCATAAACCGCCACTCTGTAGCAATGGTTCCAGAGTTTCTGCATTTCTCCGTAGCGGTCCACCATCAGCTTGACTGTTCCGCAGGCGGTAATCATATCGCGGATTCCCTTAAGCCCCATCAGCGAAACCGCTTCGGAGATGGTTTTAACCCGGCGGTGTATGCCGAAGGCGGCGGAGTTAACCATTCGTAATATTTCAGCTGCCAGGCCCGGGTCCATGCTGATGGTTCTCTCAATCCTGCCAAAATCTACCTCCGGGTCGGCTATCAGGCGCTGCAGGGCCTGGATGTGCTCAGGGAATTGAGGAATCCGCTCCAGCTCCTCGCTGATGCGCCCGGTAAGGTCGGAAAGCCGCTGGATTACAAGGTCATGCCGGGGAATACGTACCCTGGCCATGGTGGTCCCGTTGACTCCCTGTATGGAAAAAGCATTATGGTCAAGGCCGATTTTCCGCAGCATCAGTACCAGCATGACAATCCCCAGCCCCGCGCCCTCACTGGAATCCAGTACCGTCTGGAAGGCCTCCTCGACGCTTGTAAAACTCTGGGAGCGGGAGAGCCGGTCATTGATCCGTGCCTCCTCTGCAGAGGAAATATGCACATTATTGGTGATGGTTATATAAAAATGGGTCTCATCAACCTCAAAGGTGGTCCTGACATAGAGTCCCGACTCCTTTAAAAGGTTCTCGTATTCGCTGATTTTTGAATAGACTTCATCCTTGAACTTCTGCATCCCCTGCTGGTAGTGGTCCGGGTTGTTCAGATCCAGATTATTCTGCTTGAAGTAAACCCTTTTAAGATTTGCCTTTTTCGCGTTTTCTACCAACTCCCGGACGGCGTAGAAGAACTGAAAGTAATACTTTTGCAGCTTGATTTTTCGAAGGTACAGTTCAAGAATTTTCCCGATCCCCGCGATCGATGATGAAGGAACCTTGTACGCGGTAAGATCAACGGGTTCGTATTTTTCAATAGATTCGATTACTCTTCGGATATCCAGGGCCATGGTTTCTACCGATTAAGAGTATATCACAGCGGAAAACCAGGTAAAGGAAAAATCTTTATTTGTTCCTCGCCTTCGCCTATACTGAGAACCGGAGCCGTTTTATCGTAATGGATATATATGAGATGCGATTTTTCCTCGCCGCAGCCGAGACCCTCCACTTTGGCAGGGCAAGTCAGATGTGCAATATAAGTCCCTCCGCCTTAAGCAGGGGGATTCAGCGTATAGAAGAGGAGATAGGCGAAGTTCTTTTTCTCCGGGACCGCAGGGGGGTGCAGCTGACGGAAGCCGGCCGGCGCTTTCGTGAATATGCCCGTAATTCGATTGAAGGTCTGGAGGAGCTGAAACGGAGCATCAACTCCTCTGAACTGACCGGAGAAATCCGTCTCTACTGCTCCGTAACCGCCTGTTACTCCGTGCTGCCCTCGATTCTGTCCCGTTTCAGGGAGGCCTATCCGGGAATAAGCATCAAGCTGCACACCGGGGCGGCCGCTGATGCAGTGGAGACCGTCAATTCCGGGGACGTCGACCTGGCGGTTATTGCCAGACCCGACACTCCGCCTCCGGGACTCCTGTTTCAGGAACTGACCACTACTCCCCTGGTCTTTGTTGCTCCCCGGCAGGAATGGCACTATGCCGCATCCCTGGAAAAGGAGCCTGTCCCCTGGTCCGAGATTCCCATGATTTTCCCGGAGCGTGGGCTTATGCGGAAACGGGTTCTACGCTGGTTTCGGGAGAGGGGCGAGACTCCGAAGGTCTACGCCGAGGTGGCAGGAAACGAAGCGATACTGGCCCTGGTTTCACTCAACTGCGGTGTAGGGATTGTTCCCCGGCTTGTGGTGGAAAAGAGCCCTGTTGCGCGCAAGATTAGGGTTCTGAAGGTCCTGCCTCCCCTGGAACCCTATTCCGTCGGAATGTGTGTTAAAAAAGGCGCACTGCAATCACCGACCTTGAGTGCTTTCTGGAGCCTCGGCAGAACAAAGGAATAAAGAGGTAGAACATATGATTGTACAATGGAGTGCTTACATTCTGACTTCTCTGGCTTCCGCGATTTTTTTCGAATTCGTAGCCTGGTTCATGCACAAATACGTAATGCACGGTTTCGGCTGGTTTCTTCATGAAGATCACCACAGGCCGCGGCACAAGCTGCAGAAAAATGATGCCTACGCGCTGTTCTTTTCACGATATCATGTTTCACAGGCGGATCAAGCGGCTGCGAAAAACCCGTACATGAAGCGGATAATCAACGCCCACAGGACGCATCACTCAACGGCCACCAAAGAGGGGGCGGTATCCTTCAGTTTTTTGTACGCGCCGAAAAAATACGCAGCCGACAGGGATACCAGAAGAGGGTAATATACATAAAAAATGCCGGTCCCCCGCAATCGCGGGTCACCGGCTTTATATGTTTATGCCGGCAATTGGCCGGCTTTGCCTGTGTTGGGGTTGGTCCGGTTCCTTTTCATGGAACACCTCCTCGTCCAACAGGATTCTTAAGGTCAGTGTAGCAAGCCAGGGCCTGCTTGATCAAGCAGGGTTGAGGAGAATTATTCCTCCACAACCGGATTTTTCAGAATCCCGATTCCCTCTATATCGATCTCCACGATATCTCCCTGTTTTATGGGGCCCACGCCGGAAGGGGTCCCTGTGGCAATGATGTCGCCCTCCTGAAGGCTCATATTGCGGCTGATGTAGCTGATCAAGCGGGCAACGGGAAAGATCATCTGCGAGGTAGATGCCTTCTGCATAACTTTGCCGTTCAGGCGGCACTGGACGGTGAGATTCTGAATATCCGCTATCTTTTCTCTGGGAACAACTACCGGACCGATAGGGCCGAAGGTATCCAGGGATTTTCCCCGGAACCAGCCGGAGGTGTCGGTTTTCTGGATGTTTCTGGCGGAGACGTCGTTGAAACAGGTAAAACCGAAAACGTGGTCCAGGGCCGAATCTTCAGGAATATTCTTGCCCCCCCTGCCGATAATAACCGCCAGTTCGGCTTCGTAATCGACCCTGAGTTCGGGGAAATTATACTCCTTCAGAAAGGCTGGGATTACTATCTCTTCTCCCGGCCCGATGAGCACGTTCGGGGTTTTGGCAAAGATAACCGGTTCCTTTGGAACATCCAGTTCCCTGGTATCGTAGATGTTGCTCTCTTTTACATGGTCCACATAGTTGAGTCCAACAGCAATGATCTTGCCGGGATTAATCGTGTAACTCTCCCGGCTGTCTGCAATCGGCAGTACTATCGGCATAGAACCTCCCGTGTTCTTCGCTCATAAAATTCTAACAATTGTCCGGCATACTTAATCTGTATGCAGGACAAACTATATCTTATCGATACTATAACTCCCTTTTTTGTACGCAAAATAAAACATACAGTCAACTGGTCAAAGGTTCCCTTCGCGACTCTCGAAAAAAAGGGAAAGCCTGGAAAAAAGACCTTCAGGGAGATCGAAGAGAGCTTCTCCCGGTATCTGCGACGGGTAAAGAGCTACGGTTTTAACGGTATTTCCCTGGATGAGCTCTGTTATCTGCTGGAGTATCCTTTTTATCCGCCTGCGGAGGCAAAGAAGATCCGCAGGTACCGGCGTTATCTTGGACGCCTGATGGAGATTGCCTCGGAGATGGATTTCAGGATCTTCATAACCACGGATATTGTCTTTTCCAACGAGTATCTGCGGGAGCAGGTTCCCCAGGATTTCGCTTCCCAGCTCGACCTGCTCTCTTCCGCCTTTGAGCAGGTATTCCGTGATTTTCCGCTTTTGTCCGGAGGGATACTCAGAATCGGCGAGGCGGACGGAGTCGATGTGAACGGCTTTTTCCGCTCCCGCCTTCTGGTCCGTACAGCCCGGGAAGGAAACACCCTGATTCATCATCTGTTACCGCTTTTTGAAGAGGCCGGTAAGACCCTGATATTCAGGACCTGGACGGCAGGGGCGCATAAAATCGGTGACCTCATGTGGAACCCGCGCACCCTGGCGAGGCTGATCCGGGGTGTAGAATCTGATTCCTTTGTACTCTCCATGAAATACGGGGAATCCGACTTCTTCCGGTATCTGGATGTTTCCCCCCATTTTTTCTCCGCCCCGGTAAAGCTGCTGCTGGAGCTTCAAACCCGTCGTGAATACGAAGGCTTTGGTTCCTATCCATCCTTTATGGGCTGGGAATACAGGCGGATCCACCGCAGGCTGAAGGAGCTGCCGAATCTGGTGGGGATTCATGTCTGGTGCCAGACCGGAGGATGGTCGTGCTTCCGGGACCGGACCTTTCTTAAAAAGTCCTCCCTGTGGAACGATCAGAATGTTCCGTTACGACGAAGGGATCAAAAAATGTCTTAAGGGGTTTCACCGCCGTTATCTGCGAAAGGGAAGAAAGCTCAGCAGGGAGGATCGACAGAAAGAGCTCGCCGGCTTGCGGCGTTTCCTGAAGCTTTCGGAATACCTGGTGCTGAATGTTCTGTATATCCGCAGTTTCGCCCACCGAAGACTATATGTTCATAAAATGAGGGTGCCGCCGCTGCTGCATGCCTTCTGGAATACCCTTACGGTCACCCCCTTTATGCGAGCAGTTCTTCGTTCCATGGGAGCGGAGTTTGAACTCGATTACCGGGTATTTCTTCGGGCAATGAAAGAAATGCGGATTCTGGCGAATGAGCTGTCTCTGCCCTATGACGCTGCTTTTCATCGGGACCTGTTTACCCTCTACTATTTCGCCCAGGAAGCCTTAAGCGCGGAGCTTCCCCGCAGGGCGATAGAGAGTCTGGAACGGCTGCAGATTTCTTTCCGGGAGAGGTACGGAGATCTCTATGATCTGCAGATTCTTCCCCTGGGAAGGGGTCTCCGGGGACTCCTTCCCGCCTTGGCGGCCCGTTTGCTTCTTCGGCGCCACAGGGGGTATCGTATACTGGACAGGATTCTTTTCAGTTCCCCGATGCTTTCCCTGTATGCAGCTGTTCTGAACAGAACGGCGAAACAGATGCCCTCCTTTATCAATTCCCGGGCAATGAGTATCGAGGAGCTTATCAGGTAAACGGGGATAAGGGGCTATTCTTTTCCGGCCGCCCTGTCATGGGCGTCGATATCTTCAGCGTCCCAGGGATAAACAACCCAAAGGTCGTCCAGCTCCTCTCCAAAGAAGATCTTTGTGACCTCCGGGGGATACTCTCCCCGTTTTTCCTTGAGCTTGTTGTGAAGTACCGCCACGGCTATCTCCTTTGGATCGTGGGAGAGCAGTTTCTTAAGGCAGTACTCCAGGGTAACCCGGGAATCGTCAATCTCGTCCACCAGGAGTATTTTCCGTCCGGTGAGTTTCTTTTCCACCTCGTCGATCCACTGGATCTTCTGGGG is from Marispirochaeta sp. and encodes:
- a CDS encoding methyl-accepting chemotaxis protein, which gives rise to MREKSGILIRVFLFNLLIPLLLGGVLRELLVAFYNPYKVLDLQARLLLGIRPETYLMVLVFGILAAGVITIMLRPLLRFLDTGIHTPEARHAALRINWFLISVHAVLWFVGVTVMYAFVFKWESPGGYPYGVVLVSAVSMGLVTGIWTALTLNNVLFPAKERLRMTEIAEGEMDRFLVLKDYLILVSTAFALGAFLFIVSEFYRTVPEIPARFPAPAFSFLGMGILFTGMALRMFTLSRRVDRFQLRTIQERLAELNAAEGDLTRMIPLVNFDDVGRISAGTNAFIRKLNSMIGKIRQLVQDLSSSGGELSVATSETSRVMKKVRGLVGSLNGRTRVHADTLKEATASVLHILDNIKRLDGAIQEQAAGVEESSAAVRQMIGTIVEITRSFEKLEEDFSSLVGYAAGGKEKIETAVSLVRTVTQQADKLNEANTLISSIAEQTNLLAMNAAIEAAHAGEHGTGFAVVASEIRSLAEHSANHSREIQGQLKTTVETIKSVVSSVEETEAAFTNVQELVERLHTVEREMLSSLEQQRIGGDEIIATLNEINQITSGVSSSAGEIASDAGSVNRHMEALTDISRALHDALTEVGDGTDLMEEAISGMDAVSGENVRHIAGITNEIKRFRLEGVNDKGHK
- a CDS encoding NAD(P)-binding domain-containing protein: MTKAISRELSSKVVLIGAGPIGIEVASGLKRAGVDYLQLEKGPPASTIYSWPRHARFFSSPERVAIAGIPFSSPDQEQPTREDYLAYLRGVVEILGLEILSYYRVTGISGEKGSFVVQAESLKDTLSIRCEEIILAIGDMGEVNRLGIPGEDLPHVSHILEDPHLYFGSRLLIVGGRNSALEAALRCFRSGVRVSLSYRRREFDRERVNSRLHLELSILTGKGIIPFYPETVPSKITEEGVELAGSGGDGKIFIPSDFVLLATGYHADLSLFKDLGIPMDGEGVPLYSKETMECAVEGVFLAGTAVSGARQRYKDFIGTSHHHAARIVKALSGMDVPVGTIASRCYSFSTGDIEAD
- a CDS encoding TSUP family transporter, which codes for MDHLTVFQVLLLVAGGFFAGFVDSIAGGGGIITLPLFLSAGIPPHMTLGTNKLQASFGSLTASLRYRHSGLISFRTLKTGIFFTFLGAALGTAAIQRIPADFLNMVLPVLLLGVFLYTLLSPRMGELDVEARMPVFSFYIIFGLATGFYDGFFGPGTGSFWTIALATLLGMNLKRATATTKVMNFTSNIVSLSVFILGGNVIFLLGILMGLGQLSGAWLGTHLVVKNGTRFVRTIFLIVVAATIANLLVRRFIQG
- a CDS encoding HDOD domain-containing protein; the encoded protein is MALDIRRVIESIEKYEPVDLTAYKVPSSSIAGIGKILELYLRKIKLQKYYFQFFYAVRELVENAKKANLKRVYFKQNNLDLNNPDHYQQGMQKFKDEVYSKISEYENLLKESGLYVRTTFEVDETHFYITITNNVHISSAEEARINDRLSRSQSFTSVEEAFQTVLDSSEGAGLGIVMLVLMLRKIGLDHNAFSIQGVNGTTMARVRIPRHDLVIQRLSDLTGRISEELERIPQFPEHIQALQRLIADPEVDFGRIERTISMDPGLAAEILRMVNSAAFGIHRRVKTISEAVSLMGLKGIRDMITACGTVKLMVDRYGEMQKLWNHCYRVAVYASVIARRYSLRKIYEVVYSSSLLHDLGRVLVDFLSPDLFDKLRRFSVEKNIPPEEFELFVIGTHHAEVGALMAERWEYPEAITETIRHHHTPDACREKYKELVQTVYLANFLDDWDRGRAVPDHLSPEVMNRFSLHNTDTLQALLLDLKKQFKRIAESQN
- the ilvY gene encoding HTH-type transcriptional activator IlvY gives rise to the protein MDIYEMRFFLAAAETLHFGRASQMCNISPSALSRGIQRIEEEIGEVLFLRDRRGVQLTEAGRRFREYARNSIEGLEELKRSINSSELTGEIRLYCSVTACYSVLPSILSRFREAYPGISIKLHTGAAADAVETVNSGDVDLAVIARPDTPPPGLLFQELTTTPLVFVAPRQEWHYAASLEKEPVPWSEIPMIFPERGLMRKRVLRWFRERGETPKVYAEVAGNEAILALVSLNCGVGIVPRLVVEKSPVARKIRVLKVLPPLEPYSVGMCVKKGALQSPTLSAFWSLGRTKE
- a CDS encoding fumarylacetoacetate hydrolase family protein — translated: MPIVLPIADSRESYTINPGKIIAVGLNYVDHVKESNIYDTRELDVPKEPVIFAKTPNVLIGPGEEIVIPAFLKEYNFPELRVDYEAELAVIIGRGGKNIPEDSALDHVFGFTCFNDVSARNIQKTDTSGWFRGKSLDTFGPIGPVVVPREKIADIQNLTVQCRLNGKVMQKASTSQMIFPVARLISYISRNMSLQEGDIIATGTPSGVGPIKQGDIVEIDIEGIGILKNPVVEE
- a CDS encoding phosphoribosyltransferase; this translates as MDTEEKLYFTYQHIHRSVAGLAEQVRDSGFTPDLIVAIGTGGFIPARILKTYMDLPILTVGLRLYGPDNKPAESPQKIQWIDEVEKKLTGRKILLVDEIDDSRVTLEYCLKKLLSHDPKEIAVAVLHNKLKEKRGEYPPEVTKIFFGEELDDLWVVYPWDAEDIDAHDRAAGKE